The following are encoded in a window of Carassius auratus strain Wakin chromosome 6, ASM336829v1, whole genome shotgun sequence genomic DNA:
- the obi1 gene encoding RING finger protein 219 translates to MAQSFQNVTLSLTLPISCQICLGKVRQPVICCNNHVFCSNCIKVWLEKSSQCPTCRVAITPENPCREIIGATTDCESSERDSVKRRLRKTRGELLLREYEDEIETLLKQNEDLKSKNLSLEMQLKTAVEPTTVLVPQTETSTVDPSALEESANKLRATNDLYRKVKQDLERLKEANKTLRSQIFDLIQENMRLKAEVDSRSPQKFGRYTVAALEAKIHQYERDVAQLKRALERSDKYIEELEAQNQRDNPKSEEGVCSNAASGGTPNGGIERIALMRRSLSEMEETSVCTDLDQKCSELPNNHGQLLTTSDVGFLGGTLTPQNDGLKDITVPSTPSSALRSLSLKSPAAVCSDRKLGLKPLTYLRRLSFDDCQGSTSSSSVNQSPGSFQINKGAPFGEKTTVNLNKEVLCGGWMDCGPDLPCLDENREEFKCSEDPVGISEACMDAAYLDKISELDSMMAEGESSNSQVSHLPLASSSSSSSSQSPDFDATQIPELDFCSNLLADPGTAREHQTASLTQETTNCDAATVCEEEASVVEFSDRAGVMMENPTQPTKRKCPPGSSISSPSKLSKLK, encoded by the exons ATGGCGCAAAGTTTTCAAAACGTTACTCTTTCACTGACTTTACCGATATCCTGTCAGATTTGCCTCGGAAag GTCCGTCAGCCGGTCATTTGCTGCAACAACCATGTGTTCTGCTCCAACTGCATCAAAGTGTGGCTGGAGAAGAGCAGTCAGTGTCCCACCTGTAGAGTGGCCATCACCCCAGAAAACCCCTGCAGAGAAATCATTG GAGCCACAACTGACTGTGAGTCCAGTGAGAGAGATTCTGTGAAGAGACGGCTCCGAAAGACTCGAGGGGAGCTGCTTTTAAGAGAATACGAG GATGAAATCGAAACCCTTTTGAAACAGAACGAGGACTTGAAAAGCAAAAACCTGAGCCTTGAGATGCAACTTAAGACGGCTGTGGAACCGACCACTGTCTTGGTTCCTCAGACTGAAACCAGTACTGTCGACCCAAGTGCTCTGGAGGAATCGGCCAATAAGCTGAGAGCTACCAATGACCTCTACAGGAAGGTCAAGCAGGACCTCGAAAGGCTAAAAGAA GCTAACAAAACTTTGCGGTCCCAAATTTTTGACTTAATTCAGGAAAATATGCGCCTGAAAGCTGAAGTGGACAGCAGATCTCCTCAAAA GTTTGGCAGGTATACAGTCGCAGCTCTTGAGGCTAAAATTCATCAGTATGAGCGGGACGTGGCACAGCTGAAAAGAGCTCTGGAGCGCAGTGATAAATACATCGAAGAGCTTGAAGCCCAGAACCAGAGGGACAACCCTAAGTCTGAAGAAGGAGTTTGTTCAAACGCTGCCTCTGGAGGGACTCCAAACGGAGGGATTGAAAGAATCGCCCTGATGCGAAGGAGCCTGAGTGAAATGGAGGAAACTTCTGTTTGCACAGACCTGGACCAAAAGTGTTCAGAGCTGCCAAACAACCATGGGCAGCTCCTGACAACATCTGATGTGGGTTTTCTAGGAGGGACCTTGACTCCACAGAATGATGGACTCAAAGACATTACGGTTCCCTCTACGCCCTCCTCGGCTCTCAGATCTCTCAGCTTGAAGAGTCCTGCTGCGGTTTGTAGTGACCGAAAGTTAGGTCTCAAACCTCTCACTTACCTGAGAAGACTCAGTTTTGATGATTGCCAGGGTTCAACCAGTTCATCATCAGTCAATCAAAGCCCAGGCTCCTTCCAGATCAACAAAGGTGCTCCTTTTGGTGAGAAAACCACTGTGAATTTGAACAAAGAGGTCTTGTGTGGAGGCTGGATGGACTGTGGACCCGATCTTCCCTGTTTGGATGAAAATAGAGAGGAGTTCAAGTGCTCAGAGGATCCTGTGGGTATCAGTGAAGCTTGTATGGATGCAGCGTACTTGGACAAGATCTCTGAGTTGGACTCTATGATGGCTGAAGGGGAGAGCTCCAACAGTCAAGTTTCTCACCTACCGctggcatcatcatcatcatcatcatcatcacaatcTCCAGACTTTGATGCCACCCAAATACCAGAACTGGATTTTTGCAGCAACCTCTTGGCTGATCCTGGAACGGCAAGAGAGCACCAAACTGCATCTTTGACTCAGGAGACCACCAATTGTGATGCAGCTACGGTTTGTGAGGAAGAGGCTTCAGTTGTGGAGTTCAGTGACAGAGCTGGAGTTATGATGGAAAATCCCACACAGCCCACCAAACGCAAGTGTCCCCCAGGATCGTCCATCTCCAGTCCATCGAAACTCTCAAAACTAAAGTAG
- the pou4f1 gene encoding POU domain, class 4, transcription factor 1, translating into MMSMNSKQTHFAMHHSLPEHKYTTLHSSSEAIRRACLQTPQLQSNIFASLDETLLARAEALAAVDIAVSQGKSHPFKPDATYHTMNTVPCSSASTVPLAHHHHHHHHHHQNLEPADLMEHIGSPSLALMPSAHEGSGGGGGGGGGGGGLISTSAHPHSHMHGLTHLSHQAAMNMNSPLTHHGLLPGHHGGAHQCAPGLANNGLPSINDSDTDPRELEAFAERFKQRRIKLGVTQADVGGALANLKIPGVGCLSQSTICRFESLTLSHNNMIALKPILQAWLEEAEGAQREKMSKPDIFNGSEKKRKRTSIAAPEKRSLEAYFAVQPRPSSEKIAAIAEKLDLKKNVVRVWFCNQRQKQKRLKFSATH; encoded by the exons ATGATGTCCATGAACAGCAAACAGACTCATTTCGCCATGCATCACAGCTTACCTGAGCACAAGTACACAACTCTGCACTCGAGCTCGGAGGCGATCCGGAGAGCCTGCCTGCAGACTCCACAG CTCCAGAGCAACATCTTCGCCAGTCTGGATGAGACGCTCCTGGCCCGCGCCGAAGCTCTGGCGGCCGTCGACATCGCGGTGTCCCAGGGTAAGAGTCACCCGTTCAAGCCCGACGCCACGTACCACACGATGAACACCGTGCCATGCTCGTCTGCCTCCACTGTGCCACTcgcccaccaccaccaccaccatcaccaccaccaccagaaCCTGGAGCCGGCAGACCTCATGGAGCACATCGGCTCGCCGTCGCTCGCGCTCATGCCCAGCGCGCACGAGGGGTCCGGCGGAGGCGGCGGAGGAGGCGGCGGCGGCGGGGGCTTGATCTCCACATCGGCCCACCCTCACTCCCACATGCACGGGCTCACGCACCTGTCCCACCAGGCTGCTATGAACATGAACTCGCCGCTCACGCACCACGGCCTCTTACCGGGCCACCACGGCGGTGCGCACCAGTGCGCGCCGGGACTCGCCAACAACGGACTGCCCTCCATTAACGACTCGGACACGGACCCGAGGGAGCTGGAGGCGTTCGCTGAACGCTTCAAACAACGGCGGATCAAACTCGGGGTGACTCAGGCGGACGTGGGGGGCGCGCTGGCCAACCTGAAGATCCCAGGCGTGGGTTGCCTGAGCCAAAGTACCATTTGTCGCTTCGAGTCTCTAACTCTGTCGCACAACAACATGATTGCGCTCAAACCCATCCTCCAGGCGTGGCTGGAGGAGGCCGAGGGCGCCCAGCGCGAGAAAATGAGCAAACCCGACATTTTCAACGGCAGCGAGAAGAAGCGCAAGCGGACCTCCATAGCGGCCCCGGAGAAGCGATCTCTGGAGGCGTATTTCGCGGTGCAGCCCCGGCCGTCGTCGGAGAAAATCGCGGCTATAGCTGAGAAATTGGACCTCAAAAAGAACGTGGTGCGAGTATGGTTTTGCAACCAAAGACAAAAACAGAAGAGGTTGAAATTTTCCGCGACTCACTGA